A single genomic interval of Barnesiella intestinihominis YIT 11860 harbors:
- a CDS encoding exo-alpha-sialidase — protein sequence MKKSVQFLLLFLMCISASWTWASDAPERTVLFNMGDYDSQYWRIPALVTAADNSLVAVVDKRGSSLGDLPNTISIMSRRSTDNGKNWSEPVVVAQGGNGKTYGDPAVVLDKKTGNLICMFVGDQGLWNATPYNRQGIYVSKSTDNGVSWSEPVAITDQVYANHSGWYAGFAGSGHGLCLKDGRLMFVLAIRATSATGVPLHNYAIYSDDGGDNWTLSTNAATTVGDEAKVVELEDGDILMSIRNPSKGNRIFCKSTDRGQTWGKAYFETELKDPACNGDIIRYSYSTDEGSEGKSRLLHSLPESTTTRENVTVYLSEDDGETWPIKKRLVDGYSAYSSLTVLPDGTIGALVEEGKWDSNLPGEDGFQLVFYRFTMDWLTSDVTEPPVVSEGTLQLNGTDRYMRIPSADDFNIAIGESYTVTCKVKMPFSGSSCRFVSKRSYTGTANSGTVGWEMWGDMNASTRFSTNLSPAGSPWGGKGNGTGVTFTENQWVHLTWVFDWNENTTNIYVDGVLGESKSLHADFQSKSLENNFDVLVGAGYSNSDGSASVPSFFMNGEMDDLRFYNKALTLDEIKADMDATVDGTTDGLVAAYDFTDISGVEVPDISGHGHTGTLVNFPNYSTLYTVTIAAPDPEQGTLKVMNGSTEVVSGTGIPENTRLTVVAEPADGYQLKEIRVNDVALERNVNIFTLTQETTVTAEFEEAVPEYCTYEGNSSHDQRYVRSITMNGGTSPFSVSVYSTTRQAVYVDKTDHVFEAYAGEEIQPVVNWAGEWMHGYLYIDYDKDYTFSYTLGSDDYPTADGELVSYTFYSPSDSQWGKNSKGETTENNSRLDDVPSFTLPESLAPGEYRVRLKIDWCHLDPCGHPDEIPNTLTGNGGNIVDFTLRIVERPATYTVTLPETVENGTLTVMNGSVALVPGANTVEENSELTITAEPAQGYRLESLTVNGSAFTSGDTYTVTGNTEIAVSFAEIPVVTHIITYSVKQGEGTITLSNLEGTETYQSGASLRADKSFKITFSPAEDYIVEKVMYGPTSFGAIMELTLDENNSYTMPVEQFVGDYTFEAYFTYDPGTGIAENDREAISARYANGVLHVEGVTEGEFELCIYNLTGKPVRTATETVVDVADLAKGCYLVKITTAEAEKTVKFIKK from the coding sequence ATGAAAAAAAGTGTACAGTTTTTGTTGCTGTTCTTGATGTGCATAAGCGCTTCTTGGACGTGGGCGTCGGACGCTCCCGAGCGGACCGTCTTGTTTAATATGGGAGACTATGATTCCCAATATTGGCGTATTCCGGCTTTGGTGACTGCTGCCGACAATTCGTTGGTCGCTGTGGTGGACAAACGAGGCAGCAGTTTGGGAGACCTGCCCAATACGATTTCCATTATGTCGAGAAGAAGTACCGATAACGGTAAAAATTGGTCGGAGCCGGTTGTCGTTGCTCAGGGCGGTAACGGTAAAACATATGGCGATCCGGCTGTGGTACTCGATAAAAAGACGGGAAATTTGATTTGTATGTTCGTGGGGGATCAAGGTCTATGGAATGCAACGCCATATAACCGACAAGGAATCTATGTCTCTAAGAGTACCGATAACGGTGTTTCTTGGAGCGAGCCGGTAGCTATTACCGATCAGGTGTATGCTAACCACAGCGGTTGGTATGCCGGTTTTGCCGGATCGGGTCACGGTTTATGCTTGAAAGATGGCCGTTTGATGTTTGTTTTGGCGATTCGTGCCACTTCTGCTACCGGAGTCCCTCTTCATAATTATGCTATCTATTCCGATGACGGAGGCGATAATTGGACTTTATCGACCAATGCAGCTACGACTGTGGGAGACGAGGCCAAAGTGGTGGAACTTGAAGACGGGGATATTTTAATGAGCATCCGCAATCCAAGTAAGGGCAACCGCATTTTTTGTAAATCCACCGACCGGGGGCAGACTTGGGGCAAAGCCTATTTCGAGACGGAATTGAAAGACCCGGCTTGTAACGGCGATATCATTCGTTACTCCTATTCTACCGACGAAGGATCGGAAGGAAAGAGCCGTTTGTTGCACTCTCTTCCGGAAAGTACGACAACCCGTGAGAATGTCACAGTTTATCTGAGCGAAGACGATGGCGAGACTTGGCCGATAAAGAAACGTTTGGTAGACGGTTATTCTGCCTATTCTTCTTTAACGGTTTTGCCCGATGGGACAATAGGCGCTTTGGTCGAAGAGGGTAAATGGGATAGTAATCTTCCGGGTGAAGACGGGTTCCAACTCGTGTTCTATCGATTCACGATGGATTGGCTCACTTCCGATGTTACCGAGCCTCCTGTGGTTTCGGAAGGTACATTGCAACTGAACGGTACGGATCGCTATATGCGTATTCCCTCTGCCGATGATTTCAATATTGCTATCGGTGAATCCTACACGGTTACTTGCAAGGTGAAAATGCCTTTCTCGGGTAGTTCTTGCCGTTTTGTGTCGAAACGTTCTTATACGGGAACGGCCAATAGCGGTACTGTCGGTTGGGAAATGTGGGGCGATATGAATGCCAGTACACGATTCTCTACCAACCTTTCCCCTGCCGGTTCGCCGTGGGGCGGTAAAGGTAACGGTACAGGTGTCACGTTCACTGAAAATCAATGGGTGCACTTGACTTGGGTTTTCGACTGGAACGAAAATACGACGAATATTTATGTAGATGGTGTATTGGGTGAATCGAAATCTCTACACGCCGATTTTCAATCTAAGTCTCTGGAAAATAACTTCGATGTTTTGGTCGGAGCCGGATATTCGAACAGCGACGGTTCGGCATCTGTTCCCTCCTTTTTTATGAATGGCGAGATGGACGACCTGCGTTTCTATAATAAAGCGTTGACTTTGGACGAAATTAAAGCCGATATGGACGCTACCGTAGACGGAACGACCGATGGTTTGGTGGCTGCTTATGACTTTACCGATATTTCGGGGGTAGAAGTTCCCGATATCTCAGGTCACGGACATACGGGTACATTGGTGAATTTCCCCAATTACAGTACGCTTTATACCGTGACAATCGCTGCTCCCGACCCCGAACAAGGGACATTGAAAGTGATGAATGGTTCCACCGAAGTGGTTAGCGGAACCGGAATACCCGAAAATACGAGGTTGACTGTCGTGGCAGAACCTGCCGACGGATACCAGCTGAAAGAAATTCGGGTGAACGATGTGGCATTGGAAAGAAACGTGAACATTTTTACGCTGACGCAAGAGACCACGGTTACCGCCGAATTCGAAGAGGCCGTACCGGAATACTGCACGTACGAAGGGAACTCGTCACATGACCAGCGGTATGTCCGCAGTATCACTATGAACGGAGGAACTTCTCCTTTCTCGGTATCGGTATATTCCACGACAAGACAAGCGGTTTATGTAGACAAGACCGACCATGTGTTCGAAGCATATGCCGGAGAGGAGATACAGCCTGTCGTTAATTGGGCAGGAGAATGGATGCACGGCTACCTATACATCGACTACGACAAGGACTACACGTTCTCTTATACTTTGGGGAGTGACGACTATCCCACGGCCGACGGCGAGCTGGTCTCCTATACGTTTTATAGCCCGAGTGACTCTCAGTGGGGTAAGAACAGCAAGGGCGAAACTACGGAGAATAACAGCAGACTGGACGATGTTCCCTCCTTCACATTGCCCGAGAGTCTTGCTCCCGGCGAATACCGCGTGCGTTTGAAAATAGACTGGTGTCACTTGGATCCTTGTGGGCATCCCGACGAAATCCCCAATACCCTTACCGGCAACGGCGGCAACATCGTCGATTTCACTTTGCGGATCGTGGAGCGGCCGGCCACCTATACGGTGACCTTGCCGGAGACGGTAGAGAACGGTACGCTGACCGTGATGAACGGCAGTGTGGCCCTTGTGCCCGGAGCAAACACGGTGGAAGAAAATTCGGAATTGACCATCACCGCCGAACCGGCCCAAGGATACCGGCTGGAATCGCTCACCGTCAACGGCAGCGCCTTCACGAGCGGAGATACCTATACGGTGACGGGAAATACGGAGATAGCCGTTTCATTTGCCGAGATTCCCGTTGTGACGCATATCATCACCTATTCGGTTAAGCAAGGCGAAGGAACTATCACCTTATCCAACCTCGAAGGAACCGAAACTTACCAGAGCGGAGCATCTCTGAGAGCGGACAAGTCATTCAAGATCACCTTCTCACCTGCCGAAGACTACATTGTGGAAAAGGTGATGTATGGTCCCACAAGTTTTGGTGCGATCATGGAGTTGACTTTGGACGAAAACAACAGTTACACGATGCCGGTCGAACAGTTCGTGGGCGACTACACGTTCGAGGCCTATTTCACGTACGATCCGGGAACCGGCATAGCAGAGAACGACCGAGAGGCTATATCTGCCCGCTATGCGAACGGTGTTCTCCATGTGGAGGGCGTGACGGAAGGCGAGTTTGAACTCTGCATATACAACCTCACGGGAAAACCGGTGAGAACGGCGACAGAGACGGTGGTCGACGTGGCCGACTTGGCAAAAGGTTGCTATCTCGTCAAGATAACGACCGCAGAAGCCGAGAAAACCGTGAAATTCATTAAGAAATAA
- a CDS encoding ADP-ribosylglycohydrolase family protein: MMNTMKKGLGLLMPLFLMACSQQATISKDTLKDKIAGGWAGKMIGVSYGLPTEFKALGKMYEDSIHWTPVRVKDALWEDDLYVQLTLMDVMDKHGMQAEQKKYQEALAIAEFRLWHANVQTRKNYFDSIFPPQSGQPEFNLHADDIDFQIEADYIGFMCPGMPQTANKMADYMGHIMNYGDGVYGGAFVASLYSEAYLQNDIRSVIEKALLSLPAESGYRRIIEDVIAFHQENPDDWTKCWQMLENKWARANICNPGTKYNIDAKLNGAYIVIGLLYGEGDINKTLEISTRCGQDSDCNPSNALAVLGIIKGFSAFPQEYREAIEKIGDKPFVHTNYSFNKAVERTADYAEKLIVENGGKVTEDSYSIVLQEPVALPMEDAFPNLVYSKRAAIVDADKDSCWTLKGNWQDAENGYVKYSEQAGDEIMFTFEGTGASIEGWWVKNGGKADVYVDGIFKRTIDCFYYYAKQEHRNINIFHILNLEEGKHTINIVVKGEKREESEGCAIGVRGAIVFKNGTKSYDAI; the protein is encoded by the coding sequence ATGATGAATACCATGAAAAAAGGATTGGGGTTACTCATGCCTCTTTTCCTAATGGCTTGCAGCCAACAAGCTACGATCAGCAAAGACACTCTGAAAGACAAAATCGCCGGTGGGTGGGCAGGTAAAATGATAGGGGTATCTTACGGACTCCCTACCGAATTCAAAGCATTGGGCAAGATGTATGAAGATTCTATCCATTGGACTCCCGTCCGAGTAAAAGATGCTTTGTGGGAAGACGACTTGTATGTACAGCTAACCTTGATGGACGTAATGGACAAACACGGTATGCAAGCCGAACAAAAAAAATACCAAGAGGCTTTGGCAATAGCCGAGTTCAGACTATGGCACGCCAATGTACAGACCCGCAAAAATTATTTCGACAGCATATTTCCGCCCCAATCGGGACAGCCCGAATTCAACCTCCATGCCGATGACATAGACTTTCAAATTGAAGCCGACTATATCGGGTTCATGTGTCCCGGTATGCCGCAGACAGCCAACAAAATGGCCGATTATATGGGTCATATCATGAACTACGGCGACGGTGTGTATGGCGGTGCATTCGTAGCCTCGCTGTATAGCGAAGCCTATTTGCAGAACGATATCCGGTCTGTCATCGAAAAAGCATTGCTCTCTTTACCGGCCGAAAGCGGCTATCGCAGAATCATTGAAGATGTCATCGCTTTTCACCAAGAAAATCCCGATGACTGGACTAAGTGCTGGCAAATGTTAGAAAACAAGTGGGCTCGCGCGAACATTTGCAACCCCGGTACGAAATACAATATCGATGCCAAACTGAACGGAGCCTACATCGTTATAGGATTGCTCTATGGAGAAGGAGATATAAACAAGACATTGGAAATATCCACCCGCTGTGGACAAGACTCCGACTGCAACCCGTCCAACGCTTTGGCTGTTTTGGGTATCATCAAAGGATTCAGCGCATTCCCCCAAGAGTATAGAGAAGCTATCGAAAAAATCGGAGACAAACCGTTCGTTCACACCAACTACTCTTTCAACAAAGCGGTGGAACGCACTGCGGATTATGCCGAAAAACTCATTGTGGAAAATGGCGGTAAAGTAACCGAAGACAGTTACTCCATCGTACTGCAAGAACCGGTTGCCCTTCCTATGGAAGATGCGTTCCCCAACTTGGTATACAGCAAACGCGCAGCCATCGTCGATGCCGACAAAGACAGTTGCTGGACTTTGAAAGGGAATTGGCAGGATGCCGAAAACGGTTATGTGAAATATAGCGAACAAGCCGGCGATGAAATAATGTTCACTTTCGAAGGAACAGGAGCTTCTATCGAAGGCTGGTGGGTTAAAAACGGAGGCAAAGCCGACGTATATGTCGATGGTATATTCAAACGCACGATAGACTGCTTTTACTACTATGCCAAACAAGAACACCGCAACATAAACATCTTCCACATCTTGAACTTGGAAGAAGGGAAACACACCATTAACATAGTAGTCAAAGGAGAAAAGAGAGAGGAATCGGAAGGCTGTGCAATAGGTGTTCGTGGCGCCATCGTTTTCAAAAACGGCACAAAGTCATACGATGCCATATAG
- a CDS encoding tetratricopeptide repeat protein yields the protein MKTNRVIKIFLASSEELEADRYRFGNLIRKLDNIYEKRGIRIELFEWEDYDAAYNGMRKQDEYNERVRASDMFLALFHKKAGKFTIEEFNIARKAFDEQASPKIYTYIKDLEAGESESRELAEFKRLMLEELGHYWCRYSNFDTMQLHFVLQLQMVEATTPIKVEVKESQVKIGDSTIADLNNVPFTSENATHRELQSRKEQLDREIGNAESGGRRGFFGQRSRMTDEELANLREERESVTEQIERQEKALVDTAMSIARMQGGECSPRMRTAAELFEKGEIDKAEAVLKEDDMEADATNAKLKFDTAAQPTAELTRNIERCAGEYMLKARIVVSGIADESRYRQAVKLMSTAIDLVSGRLPEETLAEYLFDYAVLLTDTGQQTKALETWERLSGIYERLYRKAPQKYAYGYAGVLNNMAVLYSDKGDFDHCLSKYLKAIDIYDWLDREEPGIYDDDIARLKNNLGTLYSDRDEYNKALSEFNEAARIRFELLAKDNDPDSRSALADIYCNMATALQFSDHPQEALRYIAQAHAILDELDKEFPRIYEYKLYSILNREGSIYTRLDQLDKAEESLQKSLQLATNLASRMPLAHSADLATAKMEMSGLNYVLGKNEEARKGFCQALDIFRRLQTKEPVYDHPIATVLQNLGVICRHEEKYEDAEKFLKEALDIRERQHAQVPYSFTADHAKVCRDFGDLLVDMGENDRAGEMFEKAVTLYTNAAEKSGHLKVSIADSIYAWADTRLDSEEYDRAESLFKQALSIYSRLTDDKTSYDMARTWSRMGDLYMLWEKPQAVPSYEKALSMFKELHAPDSDYREETAHITNCMALISSANEEYDRASELYEECISIYESLCNDGHDNRADLAEAYCSLGETHCNLEAAEPARECFEKSLKLYREINACPVPLHIDKMAVVLKKLGIVLYVCEEYDTAITLYLEAYELLNAIYRKTGECGEELGSVALCLSETFADTGKARKARKYYDIALKFGAIEEDDEEDYNDDKDEEDEIDEDMEEDDEDGECKEGNETDEARTIEDIRIAKKNAHRFKTASDYLEAAKCYTDKGDLQKAKELYIDAIDICEKYLVGGFTEDTYRVKAECCRNFADIIKEEGHLENAMAFYQEALRIYKILKFYSPDYEQALSEVERRIKIFT from the coding sequence ATGAAAACAAACCGAGTCATCAAAATTTTTCTCGCCTCCTCCGAGGAGTTAGAGGCCGATCGTTATCGTTTCGGGAACCTCATTAGAAAACTGGACAATATTTATGAGAAACGAGGCATACGCATCGAATTATTCGAATGGGAAGACTATGATGCCGCCTACAACGGCATGCGCAAGCAAGACGAATACAACGAACGAGTGAGAGCGAGCGACATGTTTCTGGCACTATTTCATAAAAAAGCGGGAAAATTTACCATCGAGGAGTTCAACATCGCCCGAAAAGCGTTCGACGAGCAGGCTTCTCCCAAGATATACACCTATATAAAAGACCTCGAAGCAGGCGAAAGCGAAAGTAGGGAACTGGCAGAGTTCAAACGACTCATGCTCGAAGAGCTGGGGCACTATTGGTGTCGATACAGCAACTTCGACACCATGCAGCTGCATTTTGTCCTACAATTGCAAATGGTAGAGGCCACCACCCCGATAAAGGTGGAGGTAAAAGAGTCGCAGGTGAAAATAGGAGACAGTACGATCGCCGACTTGAACAATGTGCCTTTTACCTCGGAGAATGCCACGCACAGAGAACTGCAATCACGGAAGGAACAACTCGATCGGGAAATCGGTAATGCCGAGTCAGGCGGCCGGAGAGGATTCTTCGGGCAACGTTCCCGTATGACCGACGAGGAACTCGCTAATCTGAGGGAAGAACGCGAGAGTGTAACCGAACAGATAGAGCGACAAGAAAAGGCACTCGTAGACACAGCAATGTCTATCGCCCGCATGCAGGGCGGTGAATGCAGCCCCCGTATGAGAACAGCCGCCGAACTGTTTGAAAAAGGAGAGATCGACAAAGCGGAAGCCGTTCTCAAAGAAGACGATATGGAAGCCGATGCCACGAACGCAAAATTGAAATTCGATACAGCAGCGCAGCCAACCGCCGAACTCACCCGAAACATAGAACGATGTGCGGGAGAATACATGCTTAAAGCTCGTATCGTCGTCAGTGGAATAGCCGACGAATCGAGATACCGACAAGCGGTAAAACTCATGTCAACGGCGATAGACCTTGTTTCGGGACGACTGCCCGAAGAAACATTGGCAGAATACCTGTTCGACTATGCCGTACTGCTTACAGATACAGGTCAACAAACAAAAGCCCTCGAAACGTGGGAACGACTATCGGGCATATACGAACGTTTATATCGCAAAGCTCCTCAGAAGTATGCCTACGGTTACGCCGGCGTATTAAACAATATGGCCGTACTTTACAGCGATAAGGGCGATTTCGACCACTGCCTATCCAAATACTTGAAAGCCATAGACATTTATGATTGGCTCGACCGGGAAGAACCGGGCATATATGACGACGATATAGCCCGTCTCAAAAATAACCTCGGAACACTTTACTCCGACCGGGACGAATATAACAAAGCCTTATCGGAGTTCAACGAGGCTGCACGCATACGATTTGAGCTCCTCGCCAAAGACAACGACCCCGATTCCCGATCGGCTTTGGCCGACATTTATTGTAATATGGCTACGGCATTGCAATTTTCGGACCACCCCCAAGAAGCTCTGCGATACATAGCCCAAGCGCACGCCATACTCGACGAGCTGGACAAGGAGTTTCCGAGAATATACGAGTACAAACTGTACTCGATTTTAAATCGGGAAGGCTCGATTTATACACGGCTCGACCAACTCGACAAGGCGGAAGAATCCTTGCAAAAATCCCTACAATTGGCTACGAATCTCGCCTCCCGCATGCCATTGGCTCATAGTGCCGACTTGGCCACGGCAAAAATGGAAATGAGCGGGCTGAACTATGTGCTCGGCAAAAACGAAGAGGCAAGGAAAGGTTTCTGCCAAGCATTGGATATATTCAGACGGTTGCAAACGAAAGAACCGGTTTACGACCACCCAATCGCCACCGTTCTCCAAAATTTGGGTGTCATCTGCCGCCACGAGGAGAAATACGAAGACGCGGAAAAGTTCCTCAAAGAGGCACTGGATATTCGCGAAAGACAGCACGCCCAAGTCCCATACTCCTTCACCGCCGACCATGCCAAAGTCTGCCGGGACTTCGGAGATTTGCTGGTCGATATGGGAGAAAACGACCGGGCCGGCGAGATGTTCGAGAAAGCGGTAACGCTATATACAAATGCCGCCGAAAAAAGCGGACATCTAAAAGTATCCATCGCCGATTCGATTTATGCATGGGCAGATACTCGCCTCGACTCCGAGGAATACGACCGGGCCGAATCCCTGTTCAAACAAGCATTGAGCATATACAGCAGGCTCACCGACGACAAAACGAGCTACGACATGGCACGAACATGGAGCCGCATGGGCGATCTCTATATGCTTTGGGAAAAGCCCCAAGCCGTGCCTTCTTATGAAAAAGCACTATCGATGTTCAAGGAACTGCACGCCCCAGACTCCGACTATCGAGAAGAGACGGCTCACATAACCAACTGTATGGCACTAATTTCCAGCGCAAACGAAGAATATGACCGAGCGAGTGAGCTATACGAAGAGTGTATATCGATTTACGAATCTCTCTGTAACGACGGGCACGACAATCGAGCCGACTTAGCGGAAGCCTATTGCAGTCTGGGCGAAACCCATTGCAATCTGGAAGCAGCCGAACCTGCCCGCGAATGTTTCGAAAAATCGTTGAAACTTTATCGAGAAATAAATGCCTGCCCGGTTCCCCTGCATATCGACAAAATGGCAGTCGTATTGAAGAAACTCGGTATCGTACTTTATGTATGCGAAGAATACGACACAGCCATTACGCTCTATCTCGAAGCCTACGAATTACTAAACGCCATCTACCGGAAAACAGGAGAATGCGGCGAAGAATTAGGTTCGGTAGCGCTATGCCTTTCGGAAACATTCGCAGATACCGGAAAAGCCCGAAAGGCGAGAAAGTACTACGACATCGCTTTGAAATTCGGAGCTATCGAAGAAGATGATGAGGAGGATTACAACGATGACAAAGATGAGGAAGACGAAATCGATGAGGACATGGAGGAAGATGACGAAGACGGCGAGTGTAAAGAAGGCAATGAGACAGACGAAGCTCGAACGATAGAAGACATAAGAATCGCCAAGAAAAACGCCCATCGCTTTAAAACGGCATCGGACTATCTGGAAGCCGCAAAATGCTATACTGACAAGGGAGACTTGCAGAAAGCGAAAGAGTTATATATCGATGCAATAGACATCTGCGAAAAATACCTCGTCGGAGGATTTACCGAAGACACCTATCGGGTAAAAGCAGAATGTTGCAGGAATTTCGCCGATATAATCAAGGAAGAAGGACACCTTGAAAATGCTATGGCTTTCTATCAAGAAGCTCTGCGTATCTATAAAATACTGAAATTCTATTCACCGGACTATGAACAAGCCCTATCCGAAGTAGAAAGGCGCATAAAAATTTTCACATAA